The genome window CAGTACGAGCGTCTTTGCCCATTTCTAAGTGGCGATAAATATTTTCAAGCACCACAATCGAATCATCAACCAAAATACCGATGACCAATGACATGGCGAGTAAAGTCATCAGATTGAAAGTATAACCCGCCAAATACATGATAATAAAAGCCGTTACCAAGGAACAGGGTACTGCCACCATTACAATAAAGGAATTGCGAATGCTGTGTAAGAAAATGAGCATAACGAGCGCAACCAACAAAATAGCAATCAGTAAATCGTGCTGAACGGCTTCGGCAGCTTCCAAGGAAAACGAACTGGTATCAATAGCCACCACAAATTTCAGGTTGATGTTACTGTATTTGTTTTCCAATTCCGCTATTTTGTCACGAACAGCTTTGCTCACAGCCACTGAATTGGCATCTGTTCTTTTTCTTACCTGCACTCCTACAGCCTCTTTCCCATTTAAACGATTGATATTTCTAATGTCTTTCTTGCTATCAATCACTTCGGCAATATCTTGCAATTTTATAGTGCCGCCCATTCTTGATGTAGCCACAATGAGGTCTTTGAGTTGCTCTATTTTGTTAAATTTACCCGTCAATCGTATGACGGTTTGCGTTTTTCCCGCCTCTATTTTGCCTGTAGGAAAATCAAGATTAGCATTGTTGATGGCTTGATTGACCTGTAAAATAGATATACCGTAAGCAGATATTTTGTCTTGGTTGATATTGACCCGTATTTCTCGTTCTTCGCCACCTAATAACTCCACACTTCCAACCCCATCCAATTGTGAAAGTTGGGGAATAATTCGATTTTTCAGTTCCGAGAAAAATTGAGTGGCGGTCAAGTCTGCCGTTGCACTGATGCGCAATACGGGCAAATCGTTGAATGAAAGTTCAGAAACCGTTGGTGTTTGAGCGTCGTTGGGCAATAAACTTTGAAGGCTGTTTATTTTTGCAATCACATCCTGTTTTACCGCTTTCAGAGAAGCATCGTTGGATAATTCTAAAGAAACCAGCGAGAGTCCCTCAAAAGAAGATGAATTGATGCTGACAATTCCATTTTGGTTTGAAAGTTGGTCTTCTATTTTTTTTGTTACCTGGCTTTCAATCTCATTAGGTGCAGCCCCGGGATAAACCGTTGTGATGGTCAATAACTGCGGGGTAAATCGGGGTAGAATTTCGTAGCCCAGACGATTGTAGGACATAATTCCTCCCAATGCCAATACCAAAAACAGTACGATGAGTAAGGATGGTCTTTTTATGGCCAATTCTGTAAGTGTCATAATGTGTTTATTTAAGGTTATATTATTGAGCAGTTTGCTGCACTTTTATTCCATTGGCAAGATTGACTAAACCACTATTTGCCACCAAATCACCTGCCGACAAGCCTTTGACTACCTCTAATCGATCTTCTAAAATTTGTCCCAAAGTGATGTCTGTCAAAACTGCAATATTGTTTTTAATCACATATACCTGCGGCTTCCTGGTTGATCCCACAATTGCATTTCGACTCACAGTCAAAGCACCAACAGGCTGCATACTTTTGAAAAAGGCTTTGCCAAACATCCCTCCCCGAATAAGTTGGGATGTATTGTTAATCACCTTTATTTTCACCAAAAAATTCTTTGAATCATCCGCCTTAACTGCAATGTAATCAATGAATCCCTTGAGTGGTCTGTCAGGGTAAGCATCGCAAGAAACGTCAATTGAGTTGCCTTTCACAAACTGCGTAATGGCATTTTCAGGCACAAGGATAGTTAGGTTCACCGACGAAATATCCGTAAGCATGGCTATGGGCATTCCCGGCGAAATGATAGACCCCAACTCAAAATTCTTGACCGTTATATATCCACTCATGGGCGCATAAATATTCATGTAAGTCATTTGTTTTTTGAGCACTTCCATTCGGTTTTGCAGGCCTTTCAGGGCCAATTCTGACTTTTCAAATGCTGTTTTTGTTAAAGCTTCACCTTCTGACAATACTTTGTTTCGTTCAAAAGTCCGCCGTGCATCATCGTATTGGGTTTGATTATCAGCTATTTGGAGTTTCAGCTCGTCGCTATCCAAGGCTGCAATCAATTTTCCTTTGGCAATAAAGCTGCCCAGCTCAATATGGTCGGCTACTACTTTACCACCTCGTTCGGGCAGTATTTGTACTTCTTTATATGGCTCATAAGACCCTGAGAAAATAAACGAGGGGTTTATCATCTTTTTATCTACTTTCTCCCAAGTAATCAGCACTGCTTTTGCGGTGTCTGCTTTATAGACTTGGCTGCTCAGTTCTTCTTTGTTTTTACTGAGTTTAAGAAAGGTAAAAATGGTAAATGCACATACTATCGAAATCGTAATGACGATGCTTGACTTTTTCATGTTACTGCTTTTAATTTTTGATGAGTTGTCCGTTAATTTTTCTAAGGTCGAGTTCTGCTAACTTCAACTTTATTAAGGCATTGAGGTAATTGGCTTGGGCAGATTTCAGCGTGTTTTCCACCGCAATAATATCATTAAGCGAAGCCGTGCTGTTTCTGTACTCTAATTGCTTTTGGTTGTAAAGCTTGTTGGCCAATGACAAATTCTTGATTTGGTACTCAACGTCTTTGACATACTTTTCATAAGTACTGACAGCATTCATCTGCTCCATTTGAAGGGTATTTCGCAAATAATTGAGCGTGTTTTGGTTTTGATCCAACTCGAATTTATTTCTTAATAATTGGCTGCGTTTTTTATATCCATCAAATATTGGAATCTCCAAATTCAGCTGAATCAGGTTGATAGGATACCACTTACTGTTGTAAGATTTCAAAAAATTGAATTCGGTATTTAAACCTGAATAGCCAAAAGAACCAATTAGGTTTACGGTAGGCAAGAAACCGGCTTTGATGCTCTGGCGTTGCAGTTGCAGTAAGTCTCCCGTTTGTTTTAATGAAAGGTAACTACTTCGTTTGGCATAGGCCGAAGAATCAGTTTCTAAGGCAGGGATGTAGATTTTGTCATCTTGAACGTATTTTTCTATGCATAAAACAAAACTCGGGGGCAAACCCATATATACTTTCAGAAGATAATATAGCTGGTTTAAGCCATTTAGCTGATTACTCAAAACAGTTTCAAGGTTGACGATACTTACATTCAGGTTATCAGCATCCGACCTTAAAGCCAACCCTTGATTGAATAACTGCGTGGTTAAGGCTACATTCTTTTTGAGATTGGCAATGTTAGAACGGGTAAGGTCTGCCTGCAATTCGTTGATTTGAATGTTAAGAAAAGTAGCCGAGACATCATACACTACGGCTTCCAATTTTTCTTTGGTAGCCGTGGCACTCATAACTTTGCTTATTTTACTGATTTTGAGTGCCGCTAAAATGGCAGGATTATACACTTGCCACGAAAAATCAGCAGCAAAATGGATGTTTTGCGGTACTTGAAATTCGGAATAGGTAAATTCACTCGGAGGCCCCCCCAAAATTGCCGAAGACACCAGCGATTTTGGCACACTTGGGTAGTACTGATAACTTCCTTTTGCTTTTAATTGCGGATATAGGTCAGCCCTGGTTTCGTCAATCTTGGTTTGATTAATCAGCTCGTCTAACCGCTTATTTTTAATGTTTTGGTTGTTTTTGAGAGCAATTTCAACGCATTGACTCAACGTCAAGGTGTCTGTGGTTTGAGC of Runella slithyformis DSM 19594 contains these proteins:
- a CDS encoding efflux RND transporter periplasmic adaptor subunit, translated to MKKSSIVITISIVCAFTIFTFLKLSKNKEELSSQVYKADTAKAVLITWEKVDKKMINPSFIFSGSYEPYKEVQILPERGGKVVADHIELGSFIAKGKLIAALDSDELKLQIADNQTQYDDARRTFERNKVLSEGEALTKTAFEKSELALKGLQNRMEVLKKQMTYMNIYAPMSGYITVKNFELGSIISPGMPIAMLTDISSVNLTILVPENAITQFVKGNSIDVSCDAYPDRPLKGFIDYIAVKADDSKNFLVKIKVINNTSQLIRGGMFGKAFFKSMQPVGALTVSRNAIVGSTRKPQVYVIKNNIAVLTDITLGQILEDRLEVVKGLSAGDLVANSGLVNLANGIKVQQTAQ
- a CDS encoding TolC family protein, which produces MCKKTGTTIGRLVVLAAVFNIFSPWAVAQTTDTLTLSQCVEIALKNNQNIKNKRLDELINQTKIDETRADLYPQLKAKGSYQYYPSVPKSLVSSAILGGPPSEFTYSEFQVPQNIHFAADFSWQVYNPAILAALKISKISKVMSATATKEKLEAVVYDVSATFLNIQINELQADLTRSNIANLKKNVALTTQLFNQGLALRSDADNLNVSIVNLETVLSNQLNGLNQLYYLLKVYMGLPPSFVLCIEKYVQDDKIYIPALETDSSAYAKRSSYLSLKQTGDLLQLQRQSIKAGFLPTVNLIGSFGYSGLNTEFNFLKSYNSKWYPINLIQLNLEIPIFDGYKKRSQLLRNKFELDQNQNTLNYLRNTLQMEQMNAVSTYEKYVKDVEYQIKNLSLANKLYNQKQLEYRNSTASLNDIIAVENTLKSAQANYLNALIKLKLAELDLRKINGQLIKN